The Brasilonema sennae CENA114 genome includes a region encoding these proteins:
- a CDS encoding filamentous hemagglutinin N-terminal domain-containing protein, with translation MDIGCGQKQLVDIGQLHRVSHSPRHRVSLNQPLMTTPQKMWLNQKRVQLQNIPGGCRLLRINALVCKFFLRLGIAPWCALSVAVLLPLVFSADSTIAQELKPVADRTLGAESSVVTPTSPQADRIDGGAIRGANLFHSFSQFNIGEGREAYFANPSGIENILSRVTGSEASRIFGKLGVLGNANLFLINPNGIIFGKNASLDVRGSFVGTTANAIEFGNQGFFSATNPNTPPLLTVNPSAFFFNQIAAAPIQNNSIAPTQTDPAGLNASGLRVPDGKSLLLVGGNVSMDGGQLNANGGRVELGGLAEAGTVALGVNGDNLSLRFPENVARADVSLTNQAGIYVEGAGGGNIAVNARNLEILGGSVLSAGIGQGLGTPETVAGDITLNATGEIKVAGTGSIVSNQVRLGSKGNGGNIAIDSGSFSLQDRAQLNASTYGQGNAGNVTVRAFDTVSLAGNATILSTVAAGGVGKGGNININAATLSLTDGAQLATATREASNTQPAGRGDAGNVNVKVTGAVNIAGEKNGFASGIGSSVQTGAIGNAGNITIDSGSFSLQNGAILEASTFGQGNAGNVTVNALDAISLTDAYIFSRVGSGGVGKGGDININAATLSLTDGAQLQTLTRPASNTQPAGQGDAGNINVKVTGAVDIAREKNGYFSVIVSTVGTGTKGNAGNITIDSGSFSLREGAFLLTSTSGQGNAGNVTVNAKDAVSLAGFTTIFSTVGAGGVGKGGNININAATLSLTDGAQLQTLTDSASNTQPAGRGNAGNVNVKVTGAVDIAGRKNDYFSGIVSGVETGTIGNGGNITINSGSFSLRDGAQLSTSTSGQGDAGNVTVSALDAVSLVRTSILSTVEAGGVGKGGNIDIKAATLSLIDGTQLQTLTREASATQPAGRGDAGNVNVKVTGAVDIAGEKNGFISVISSQVQTGTVGNGGNITIDSSSFSLRDGAQLTAQTLGQGNAGTIKVNATDFVNISSNSSNGNRGLFVSSQSPTGTAGDIIVTSPRVTLDNSGTLNAESTSGNGGNINLNVRDLLLLRRGAQISTTAGNQQNGGDGGNITINAPNGFIVAPPKENSDITANAFTGRGGQVQINAQSIFGIQPRSQLTPQNDITASSELGISGTVQINTPDIDPTKGLVPLTVDVVDVARLVDENVCARTAKSSFTYTGRGGLPPSPNNTLNSDAVWEDWRLTAVPRGNSGSPLGIRGQEGERERGREGEKLQNPNLVNTPTGEIVEAQGWVVNANGDVILVADVPAVTPHKVGSPSLGCQPPIAK, from the coding sequence TTGGACATCGGGTGTGGTCAAAAACAGTTGGTGGACATAGGTCAACTTCACCGCGTCTCCCATTCTCCGCGTCACCGCGTCAGTCTCAACCAACCACTTATGACCACACCCCAGAAAATGTGGTTGAATCAAAAAAGAGTGCAATTGCAAAACATTCCTGGGGGGTGTCGCTTGTTAAGGATAAATGCTCTTGTGTGCAAGTTCTTCTTAAGGTTAGGAATTGCTCCTTGGTGTGCGCTTAGCGTAGCCGTGTTGCTCCCACTCGTATTCTCTGCAGATTCTACTATTGCTCAAGAACTTAAACCCGTAGCTGATAGGACTCTAGGAGCAGAAAGTTCTGTAGTTACACCAACAAGCCCACAAGCTGACAGAATTGATGGTGGAGCAATTCGCGGCGCTAACCTGTTTCACAGTTTTTCACAATTTAATATCGGTGAAGGACGAGAAGCGTATTTTGCTAACCCAAGTGGAATTGAGAATATTCTGAGTCGGGTGACGGGGAGTGAGGCATCTAGGATTTTTGGGAAACTTGGTGTTTTGGGTAATGCAAATCTGTTTTTGATTAATCCGAATGGGATTATTTTTGGGAAAAATGCCAGTTTGGATGTTAGGGGTTCGTTTGTTGGGACGACAGCTAATGCAATAGAGTTTGGTAATCAAGGTTTTTTCAGCGCAACGAATCCGAATACTCCTCCACTGTTGACGGTTAATCCTTCAGCTTTTTTCTTTAATCAAATTGCTGCAGCACCAATTCAAAATAACTCAATTGCACCCACCCAAACAGATCCAGCAGGCTTAAACGCTAGTGGTTTACGAGTACCAGATGGTAAGAGCTTATTGCTGGTGGGTGGTAATGTCAGCATGGATGGGGGACAATTAAATGCTAATGGTGGACGAGTTGAGTTAGGAGGATTGGCGGAAGCTGGTACTGTAGCGCTAGGTGTAAATGGCGATAATCTTAGCTTGAGATTTCCTGAGAATGTTGCACGAGCAGATGTATCCCTTACCAATCAAGCAGGTATATATGTAGAAGGGGCTGGTGGCGGTAATATTGCAGTCAATGCCAGGAATTTAGAGATATTGGGAGGAAGTGTCCTAAGTGCTGGTATTGGGCAAGGTTTGGGGACACCGGAAACTGTTGCAGGAGATATTACGCTGAATGCTACTGGAGAAATCAAAGTTGCTGGCACTGGGAGCATAGTTAGCAATCAAGTGCGTTTGGGGTCAAAAGGCAATGGGGGTAACATTGCTATCGATTCTGGTTCATTCTCGTTACAAGATCGCGCTCAACTTAATGCCTCAACGTATGGACAAGGCAATGCGGGGAATGTGACAGTGCGGGCATTTGATACTGTTTCTCTTGCTGGTAATGCTACCATCCTCAGCACGGTGGCAGCAGGAGGTGTAGGTAAAGGTGGCAATATCAACATCAATGCTGCAACACTATCACTGACTGATGGCGCTCAACTGGCAACCGCTACTCGTGAAGCATCTAATACCCAGCCAGCAGGAAGGGGGGATGCGGGTAATGTCAATGTGAAAGTGACTGGCGCTGTTAATATTGCTGGGGAGAAAAACGGTTTTGCCAGTGGGATTGGCAGCAGTGTGCAAACGGGGGCAATTGGCAATGCGGGTAATATTACTATCGATTCTGGTTCCTTCTCGTTACAAAATGGCGCTATACTTGAAGCCTCAACATTTGGACAAGGCAATGCAGGAAATGTGACAGTAAATGCACTCGATGCTATTTCCCTTACAGATGCTTATATCTTTAGCAGGGTGGGATCTGGGGGTGTAGGTAAGGGAGGCGATATCAACATCAATGCGGCAACACTATCACTGACTGATGGCGCTCAACTGCAAACCCTGACTCGTCCTGCATCTAATACCCAGCCAGCAGGACAGGGGGATGCGGGTAATATTAATGTGAAAGTTACTGGCGCTGTTGATATTGCTAGGGAGAAAAACGGTTATTTTAGTGTCATTGTCAGCACGGTGGGAACGGGGACAAAAGGCAATGCGGGTAATATTACTATTGACTCTGGTTCGTTCTCATTACGAGAAGGAGCTTTTCTTTTGACCTCAACTTCTGGACAAGGGAATGCGGGGAATGTGACAGTGAATGCAAAAGATGCTGTTTCCCTTGCTGGTTTTACTACCATTTTCAGTACGGTGGGCGCAGGAGGTGTAGGTAAGGGTGGCAATATCAACATCAATGCTGCAACACTATCACTGACTGATGGCGCTCAACTGCAAACCCTTACTGATAGTGCATCTAATACCCAGCCAGCAGGACGGGGAAATGCGGGGAATGTCAATGTAAAAGTTACTGGCGCTGTTGATATTGCCGGGAGAAAAAACGATTATTTTAGTGGTATTGTAAGTGGGGTGGAAACCGGGACAATAGGCAATGGGGGTAATATTACTATCAATTCTGGTTCCTTCTCGTTACGAGATGGCGCTCAACTTTCTACTTCAACCAGTGGACAAGGGGATGCGGGAAATGTGACAGTGAGTGCACTCGATGCTGTTTCCCTTGTTCGTACTTCCATCCTCAGCACAGTGGAAGCAGGAGGTGTAGGTAAGGGTGGCAATATCGATATCAAGGCGGCAACACTATCACTCATTGATGGCACTCAACTGCAAACCCTGACTCGTGAAGCATCTGCTACCCAACCAGCAGGACGAGGGGATGCGGGGAATGTCAATGTGAAAGTTACTGGCGCTGTTGATATTGCTGGGGAGAAAAACGGTTTTATTAGTGTGATTAGCAGTCAGGTGCAAACGGGGACAGTAGGCAATGGGGGTAATATTACTATCGATTCTAGTTCTTTCTCATTACGAGATGGCGCTCAACTGACAGCTCAAACTCTCGGACAAGGGAATGCAGGCACAATTAAAGTTAATGCTACTGATTTTGTCAACATTTCTAGTAACAGTTCAAACGGTAACAGGGGCTTGTTCGTTAGTTCCCAAAGTCCAACGGGTACTGCTGGAGATATTATCGTCACCTCACCTAGAGTTACCCTAGACAACAGTGGCACACTTAATGCTGAATCTACATCGGGTAACGGTGGCAATATCAACCTCAATGTGCGCGATTTACTCCTTCTGCGTCGTGGCGCTCAAATTTCTACCACCGCAGGCAATCAACAAAATGGTGGAGATGGCGGTAACATCACTATCAATGCCCCGAATGGCTTCATTGTTGCTCCTCCCAAAGAAAACAGCGACATTACTGCGAATGCCTTTACAGGCAGAGGTGGTCAAGTTCAAATTAATGCTCAAAGTATCTTCGGAATTCAGCCTCGCTCCCAGTTGACACCGCAAAACGACATTACAGCCAGTTCTGAACTTGGAATTAGTGGTACGGTGCAAATCAACACCCCGGATATAGACCCCACTAAAGGATTAGTTCCCTTAACAGTAGATGTGGTAGATGTTGCCCGTTTAGTAGACGAAAATGTCTGCGCGAGAACTGCTAAAAGTAGCTTCACTTATACCGGACGTGGTGGTTTACCTCCTTCTCCTAACAACACACTCAACAGCGATGCAGTATGGGAAGATTGGCGACTCACTGCTGTACCAAGGGGGAACTCGGGGTCCCCTCTGGGGATAAGGGGGCAAGAGGGAGAGAGGGAGAGAGGGAGAGAGGGAGAAAAATTACAAAATCCTAATTTGGTCAATACACCTACGGGTGAAATTGTCGAAGCTCAAGGCTGGGTAGTGAATGCGAATGGGGATGTCATACTTGTCGCTGATGTGCCTGCGGTAACGCCTCACAAAGTAGGGAGTCCATCATTGGGATGTCAGCCGCCAATTGCCAAGTGA
- a CDS encoding CHAT domain-containing protein → MAKPSFWNIGRKKPVFLRLRMILLVVLGLIFSSSVSLLPSNSRLLAQKPSPPVGGLFYASASVSSTSEQVKAPSNTEQLMQQGKTLYQAGQFAEAAQSFQQSARVYEFQKDAFNQALALNYLSLTEQKLGRWNQANVAITTSLNLLNQLKLNTSDMKHILALVLNTQGSLQLALGQAENALESWQKAANIYAEIGDTAGKTGTLINQATAFQSLGLYRRTMRIFEQVKKNLDSTPNSLLKISGLRSYGNVLLASGNIDESQKVLEQSLALAQQLPASQEESSILLSLGNAAFALGNRNLLKDTINSEDNFLPSHCAQGTMQESDRPRDRSQKEHRFAISQRLDAKRIAQTNNAESYYRKATELYHKSANKSTLTLTAVQAQLNRLKVLQYLQKQPTDEDLRAIQSSLLNLTPSRGAVYAKVNFAQSLVCLTQGGGEWGEDKRTTREISNSPIQNRATKIQNSQEIIHLLNTAVQQAKDLKDTRAESYSLGYLGQFYEMEKQWSQAQRYTESALNLAQIINAPDIAYQWEWQLGRLLLVQGDRKAATVAYTTAVETLKSIRSDLVALNPDVQFDFRDEVEPVYRQLVALLLQPSQISSEKAGIKGEVSQKNLKQARDAIETLQLAELDNFFRDACITVKPKQIDEVVDNANPATAVFYSIILTDSIETIVKLPQRKELRHYTTDKPKAEVESTLEALRQKLEQRYTFRDREELSKEVYKWIIKPAIADLEQSNVKNLVFVLDGSLRNIPMAALYDGNQYLIEKYSIVLSPGLQLLADKSKRERFEALTAGLTESRLNLSPLPNVATELKQIAAVIPSKQLLNEDFTQKSVEKQVDSASYRIVHLATHGKFSSQQEETFILAWDGKIKIKELGEVLQTREQVVGRSSRVPPPIELLVLSACETATGDKRAALGLAGFAVRSGARSTLASLWQVDDNSTSILMSKFYRQLTRDPKITKAEALRRAQVFVLQDKGHPFYWAPYVLVGNWL, encoded by the coding sequence ATGGCGAAACCTAGTTTTTGGAACATAGGTAGAAAAAAGCCTGTATTTCTCAGGTTGCGAATGATCCTGTTAGTTGTGCTAGGGCTGATTTTCAGTAGTAGTGTTTCTCTATTACCATCTAATTCCAGACTTCTTGCCCAGAAACCCTCCCCCCCTGTAGGGGGGTTATTTTATGCTTCTGCTTCAGTATCTTCTACTAGTGAACAAGTCAAAGCGCCCTCAAACACAGAACAACTGATGCAACAAGGAAAGACTTTATACCAAGCAGGACAATTTGCTGAGGCGGCGCAAAGTTTCCAGCAGTCTGCACGGGTTTATGAGTTCCAAAAAGATGCCTTCAATCAAGCTTTGGCGTTAAATTATCTTTCTTTGACTGAGCAAAAATTGGGACGGTGGAACCAAGCAAATGTTGCTATAACAACCAGCCTCAATTTATTAAACCAATTAAAATTGAATACAAGTGACATGAAACACATTCTCGCCCTAGTTCTTAACACTCAAGGCAGTTTGCAATTAGCGTTGGGGCAAGCTGAAAATGCATTGGAATCATGGCAAAAGGCTGCTAATATTTATGCCGAAATTGGTGATACTGCGGGGAAGACTGGTACTTTAATTAACCAAGCTACAGCCTTCCAATCCTTGGGGCTTTACCGGCGGACGATGAGAATATTCGAGCAGGTAAAAAAAAATCTGGATTCTACACCAAACTCCCTCCTGAAAATTTCTGGATTGCGAAGTTACGGCAATGTACTGCTAGCAAGTGGGAATATAGATGAGTCTCAGAAGGTGTTGGAGCAAAGTTTGGCATTGGCGCAACAGTTGCCAGCATCACAAGAAGAAAGTTCTATTTTACTTAGTTTAGGCAATGCCGCCTTTGCCTTGGGCAACAGAAATCTACTCAAAGATACTATCAACTCTGAGGATAACTTTCTACCGTCGCACTGCGCACAAGGTACAATGCAAGAGAGCGATCGCCCAAGGGACAGATCCCAGAAGGAGCATCGCTTTGCAATAAGCCAGAGGCTTGACGCGAAGCGTATCGCGCAAACAAATAATGCTGAGTCTTACTACAGAAAAGCTACTGAATTATACCATAAAAGTGCGAATAAGTCAACTTTAACACTGACTGCCGTACAAGCACAACTCAATCGCTTGAAGGTATTACAGTATCTTCAAAAGCAACCAACGGATGAAGATTTGCGAGCAATCCAATCTTCGCTCTTAAATTTAACTCCCAGTCGAGGCGCAGTCTATGCCAAGGTGAACTTTGCCCAGAGTTTAGTTTGTCTGACACAAGGAGGGGGAGAGTGGGGGGAGGACAAGAGGACAACAAGAGAAATTTCCAATTCCCCAATTCAAAATCGCGCAACTAAGATCCAAAATTCCCAAGAAATTATCCATTTATTAAACACGGCTGTGCAACAAGCTAAAGACCTAAAAGATACACGTGCTGAGTCTTATAGTTTAGGTTATCTGGGTCAATTTTACGAGATGGAAAAACAATGGTCGCAAGCACAGCGATATACTGAATCAGCCTTAAACCTTGCTCAAATAATTAATGCTCCTGATATTGCCTATCAGTGGGAATGGCAACTGGGACGCTTACTGTTGGTTCAGGGAGATAGAAAAGCTGCAACTGTAGCTTACACCACAGCAGTAGAAACTCTGAAATCTATACGTAGTGACTTGGTAGCTCTCAATCCCGACGTTCAATTTGACTTTCGGGATGAAGTAGAACCTGTTTATCGCCAGCTAGTTGCATTACTTTTACAACCTTCACAAATCTCCTCCGAGAAAGCAGGAATCAAAGGAGAAGTCAGCCAGAAAAACTTAAAACAAGCTCGTGATGCGATTGAAACTTTACAATTGGCGGAATTAGACAACTTTTTTCGAGATGCTTGTATTACCGTCAAACCAAAGCAGATTGACGAGGTAGTGGATAATGCTAATCCTGCTACAGCAGTTTTTTACTCGATTATTTTAACAGACAGTATCGAAACAATTGTCAAATTACCCCAGAGAAAAGAACTTCGGCACTACACAACTGACAAACCCAAAGCCGAAGTAGAAAGCACCTTAGAAGCACTGCGACAAAAACTAGAACAACGCTATACATTTCGCGATCGCGAAGAGCTATCCAAAGAAGTGTATAAATGGATTATCAAACCTGCGATTGCAGATTTGGAGCAAAGCAACGTCAAAAATCTCGTCTTTGTGTTGGATGGTTCGTTGCGAAATATTCCAATGGCTGCACTTTATGATGGCAACCAGTATCTTATAGAAAAGTACAGCATTGTCTTATCACCTGGTTTGCAACTGCTAGCAGACAAATCAAAACGGGAACGATTTGAGGCTTTAACAGCTGGACTGACAGAATCTCGCCTCAATTTGAGTCCTTTACCCAACGTCGCCACTGAATTGAAGCAAATTGCAGCAGTTATTCCCTCGAAACAACTTCTCAACGAAGATTTTACTCAGAAAAGTGTTGAAAAGCAAGTTGATTCTGCTTCTTACAGAATCGTTCACCTCGCAACCCACGGCAAATTCAGTTCCCAGCAGGAAGAGACATTTATTCTAGCTTGGGATGGCAAGATTAAGATTAAGGAATTGGGTGAGGTACTGCAAACAAGAGAACAAGTGGTAGGGCGTTCATCTCGCGTACCTCCTCCTATCGAATTACTTGTCCTCAGTGCTTGTGAGACAGCTACTGGAGATAAGCGAGCTGCTTTAGGACTCGCTGGATTTGCTGTGCGTTCCGGCGCACGTAGTACCCTGGCTTCGTTGTGGCAAGTAGATGATAATTCTACCTCTATTCTCATGAGTAAATTCTACCGACAGTTAACGCGAGATCCGAAGATAACTAAAGCAGAAGCTTTACGTCGCGCCCAAGTGTTCGTTTTGCAGGATAAAGGACATCCATTTTATTGGGCACCTTATGTTTTAGTGGGGAATTGGCTTTAG
- the dnaB gene encoding replicative DNA helicase, with the protein MTDRLPPQNIEAEEAILGGIMLDPEAVTRVSDHLVPEAFYITAHKDIYQAALRLHRLGKPTDLLSVINWLADHDLLARIGGRNKLVSLVDRTVSAVNIDALAPLVMEKYLRRQLIKAGNEIVHLGYETETELPIVLDQSEQKVFQVSHQKFCSNTEHNSTINIAAYEQLESSSPIYPTGLYELDNLMVGFEGGTLTIVAGRPSMGKSFIASFLALQMILLHKLPVIIFSLEMTKKQLEYRLWSLISVVGAYKHLGLLPLRCDRIRRHRAGFEPLEEWEFSSIAKIVGIARELPLYINDSRGITVSEIASECRQVKAKEGKLGLVVVDYLQMMAEDSLGNRSYELGDVARGLYKMAGDLDVPVLALSQISRAVEGRQNKRPMMSDLSQSGILEMVADNIILAYRDEYYNPNTEDQGILELIMAKARHGDTGTATVFFDKSYGIIRNLE; encoded by the coding sequence ATGACTGATCGATTGCCACCCCAAAACATTGAGGCGGAAGAGGCGATTTTGGGCGGGATAATGCTAGATCCAGAAGCGGTTACCAGGGTGAGCGATCACCTGGTTCCAGAAGCTTTTTACATTACTGCTCACAAAGATATCTATCAAGCAGCACTGCGCCTTCACCGACTCGGCAAACCTACAGACTTACTGTCGGTCATAAATTGGCTTGCAGACCATGACTTACTCGCTCGCATTGGCGGTAGAAATAAACTAGTCTCCCTCGTAGACCGTACAGTCAGTGCTGTCAACATCGACGCCCTAGCCCCATTGGTAATGGAGAAATATCTACGGCGACAGTTAATTAAAGCCGGTAATGAAATTGTCCATTTGGGTTACGAGACAGAAACTGAGTTACCAATTGTCCTCGATCAATCAGAGCAGAAAGTTTTCCAAGTTTCTCACCAAAAATTTTGTTCAAACACCGAACATAACAGCACGATTAATATTGCTGCTTACGAGCAATTAGAATCATCTAGCCCCATTTACCCTACAGGGCTTTATGAACTCGATAACTTGATGGTGGGATTTGAAGGTGGCACGCTCACTATAGTTGCCGGGAGACCGTCAATGGGAAAATCGTTCATCGCGTCATTCTTGGCTCTCCAAATGATACTGCTCCACAAGCTACCTGTCATTATCTTCTCACTGGAAATGACAAAGAAGCAGCTGGAGTACAGACTGTGGAGTTTAATTAGCGTCGTAGGTGCCTACAAGCATTTAGGTTTGTTACCCCTCAGATGCGATCGCATCCGCAGACACCGGGCAGGATTTGAACCTTTAGAGGAATGGGAATTTAGCAGCATTGCCAAAATCGTTGGTATCGCAAGAGAACTGCCGCTGTACATAAATGACTCAAGAGGTATTACCGTTTCTGAAATTGCTTCCGAATGCCGTCAGGTGAAGGCAAAAGAAGGCAAGCTGGGGTTGGTTGTAGTTGATTACCTGCAAATGATGGCAGAGGACTCTCTTGGCAACCGGAGTTACGAACTAGGAGATGTGGCGAGGGGACTTTACAAAATGGCAGGTGATTTGGATGTTCCTGTGTTGGCGCTGTCTCAAATCTCTAGAGCTGTTGAGGGAAGGCAAAACAAGCGCCCAATGATGAGCGATCTCAGCCAGTCAGGAATCTTAGAGATGGTAGCAGACAATATAATACTCGCTTACCGGGACGAGTACTACAACCCGAACACAGAAGACCAAGGAATCCTAGAACTAATCATGGCTAAGGCACGGCATGGCGACACTGGCACGGCAACGGTGTTCTTCGACAAATCCTATGGAATTATCAGGAATTTGGAATGA
- a CDS encoding transcriptional regulator, with translation MQNFVTEETPLYQQLFDEMFDRFNLSAKVVAKQAGVSEVLISRFRKGKADLGTGKFLALLGAVPMEAREWYLSQLLGAKPGVSLRVLISAASPVERVEILNLIGHSFLEDGKTTESSELMSQAV, from the coding sequence ATGCAAAATTTTGTAACAGAGGAAACTCCTCTTTACCAGCAACTATTTGACGAAATGTTCGATAGGTTTAACCTTTCGGCAAAAGTTGTAGCCAAGCAAGCTGGAGTTTCAGAGGTGCTAATTTCCAGATTTCGTAAGGGAAAGGCTGATTTGGGAACTGGAAAGTTTCTAGCATTGCTAGGGGCTGTTCCTATGGAAGCGCGGGAGTGGTATTTATCTCAGTTGCTAGGGGCGAAGCCTGGGGTGAGCCTACGAGTGCTTATATCTGCTGCTTCTCCTGTAGAAAGAGTCGAAATCCTTAACTTAATTGGCCATTCTTTTTTAGAAGACGGTAAAACTACTGAGTCAAGTGAATTGATGTCACAAGCAGTATGA
- a CDS encoding helix-turn-helix domain-containing protein, with amino-acid sequence MPAPLRIQLTPKEDNTLFELSYASTIPKRTKQRVMALRLNAQGFSVRDIAEYLDWAEQTVRQTIQRWKEGGLIGLWEAPGRGKKACWSSEDWQAVEQWLLEERRYRQGQISQKLASERNIVLGQEQVRRVVHSTSPSYS; translated from the coding sequence ATGCCCGCTCCACTTAGAATCCAACTCACACCGAAAGAAGACAATACCCTTTTTGAACTGAGTTACGCTTCAACAATACCGAAGCGAACAAAACAGAGGGTAATGGCATTGAGATTAAACGCACAGGGTTTTAGTGTACGAGATATTGCGGAGTATTTAGATTGGGCAGAGCAAACTGTAAGACAAACAATACAACGGTGGAAAGAGGGTGGATTAATTGGACTTTGGGAAGCGCCAGGACGAGGTAAAAAAGCCTGCTGGAGTTCGGAAGATTGGCAAGCTGTAGAGCAATGGTTGTTGGAAGAACGTCGGTATAGGCAAGGGCAGATAAGTCAAAAACTGGCATCTGAAAGAAATATTGTTTTGGGACAAGAACAGGTGCGTCGAGTTGTTCACAGCACCTCACCCAGTTATAGCTAA
- a CDS encoding chromosome partitioning protein ParA, whose protein sequence is MSDKNANTNNNPPGFTNNEPQRRLVIVTGDKGGVGKSTFARGLLQLYINKDLVCLAYEADQRNPQLERHYVDKYRPLIRYIDIFRKGEADKLLIDIEKEKQFSLFLLDLPAQSGGFFENYVKELTFFEMLKDVNCQVTMVSVISRVQDSVNVLEKLHELCKDQVDYVVVKNLFHGESDKFERYNDSKIRKDMSSKGLVEIMMPELFYLPYDFLDYYALTFNDALTHEKTNLVIKARVKYWLADFEEKTKSAFHLLGFDKESLSGYYDKMAEETKKAKNKEKKQSKSQPTQTPEPLQNSA, encoded by the coding sequence ATGTCTGACAAGAATGCTAACACTAATAATAACCCTCCAGGATTTACTAATAATGAACCTCAGCGACGATTGGTTATTGTTACAGGTGATAAAGGGGGTGTTGGGAAGAGTACTTTTGCGCGAGGGTTATTACAGCTTTATATTAATAAAGATTTGGTGTGTCTTGCATATGAAGCAGACCAACGCAATCCTCAATTAGAGAGGCATTATGTAGACAAGTATAGACCTTTAATACGTTATATTGACATTTTTCGTAAGGGTGAAGCTGATAAGTTGTTAATTGACATAGAGAAAGAAAAACAATTTTCTCTATTTTTGTTAGATTTACCTGCTCAGTCAGGAGGTTTTTTTGAAAACTATGTTAAAGAGTTGACCTTTTTTGAAATGCTAAAGGATGTTAATTGTCAAGTGACGATGGTTTCGGTTATCAGTAGGGTGCAGGACTCGGTTAACGTCTTAGAAAAATTGCACGAACTTTGTAAAGACCAAGTAGATTACGTTGTCGTCAAGAATTTATTTCATGGTGAATCCGATAAATTTGAGCGTTATAACGATTCCAAAATTCGTAAGGATATGTCATCCAAAGGATTAGTAGAAATAATGATGCCAGAATTATTTTATCTCCCCTACGATTTTCTTGACTATTATGCTTTAACTTTTAATGACGCTTTGACTCATGAAAAAACAAATCTTGTTATTAAAGCAAGGGTTAAGTATTGGCTTGCTGATTTTGAAGAAAAAACTAAATCAGCTTTTCACTTATTAGGTTTTGATAAAGAGTCACTTTCCGGTTACTATGACAAGATGGCTGAAGAGACCAAGAAAGCTAAAAATAAAGAAAAAAAGCAGTCTAAAAGCCAGCCAACTCAAACTCCAGAGCCTTTACAAAATAGCGCTTAA
- a CDS encoding DUF6753 family protein, with translation MTDIAKVVEKVVATYTEEKKAEVIDWILKLGIRPDDPLFNLYAELGTTQFALQQLPGRLDSLVVGWTDIVDDKLNTASKVAIQQQKNAIAQATLELVKTTKQDASEGLPQLAQLGVSNWRLAQVASVLGFVLALGTVIGVFTYKTVAGSVTSVPVASSAALQPEDKKLLDWLKSNEGKVARNIYVKNAAIIKTCRQQKKYSGACIISVEY, from the coding sequence ATGACTGATATTGCAAAAGTTGTTGAAAAAGTTGTTGCGACTTATACTGAGGAGAAAAAGGCAGAGGTCATTGATTGGATACTTAAGTTGGGCATTCGACCTGATGACCCTTTGTTTAACCTTTACGCAGAATTGGGTACAACTCAGTTTGCGTTGCAGCAACTACCAGGCAGGCTTGACTCGCTTGTGGTCGGTTGGACTGATATAGTAGACGACAAGCTCAACACTGCTTCCAAGGTGGCTATACAGCAACAAAAGAATGCGATCGCACAAGCAACTTTGGAATTGGTTAAAACTACCAAGCAGGATGCCAGCGAGGGTTTGCCACAACTAGCGCAATTGGGTGTAAGTAATTGGCGGTTGGCGCAAGTGGCAAGTGTATTAGGTTTCGTACTGGCTTTGGGAACTGTTATTGGTGTTTTTACGTATAAGACCGTTGCTGGAAGTGTCACTTCTGTGCCTGTAGCTTCTTCTGCTGCTTTACAACCTGAAGATAAAAAACTTCTAGATTGGCTGAAATCAAATGAAGGTAAGGTAGCACGCAACATTTATGTCAAAAATGCCGCCATTATTAAGACTTGCCGCCAGCAGAAGAAATATTCAGGTGCTTGCATAATTTCGGTTGAGTATTAG